In Thunnus thynnus chromosome 13, fThuThy2.1, whole genome shotgun sequence, the following proteins share a genomic window:
- the si:ch1073-224n8.1 gene encoding uncharacterized protein si:ch1073-224n8.1 isoform X2, whose protein sequence is MDSSPANSGSVHSGNRKQSIINIPDRPGPESCYERKADKAGYGASHGGVTVTSLKSRLAPTIQTAMSAAVDTLLGEVVLVLNETQQELLHKEEENERLKVRLEVSERELKTLQECLCSAQKLIDQLQVSYTGPQTISQSVFAPSLSSMASMTAGLDRDHQNPRNVNGAGVDLGLGGSVDESLHGFEPRDDYKMCQLSIQPDGSVTNHALDSFASNTSHMCSDTSRPDERSSQGPGGASRFEIKEEQGPASGSGQSGRKEPGMRNDNRDAEGSSHSVGDLGYVQVGGDGGSQRSFTHPLRHQRPVRECTSALQQGGLDGQKSLVRTSGAGRGDSVSPGRVEDSAGPSASDPVGEPSGDRPHHCLECGKTFRLISSLKKHIRIHTGEKPYPCAVCGRRFRESGALKTHLRIHTGEKPYSCSECGNCFRHLDGLRKHRRTHTGEKPYVCAICGKRLSRLQHLKHHQLIHTGERPCCCPFCNRSFKEPAALRKHIRTHREEGGHMGIGASDDTDPDAMDDINNLHPAAPSPQMRFGEWGAEEDDSSVVDCV, encoded by the exons ATGGACTCATCTCCGGCGAACAGCGGCTCAGTCCACAGTGGAAACCGTAAACAGAGTATCATCAACATCCCCGACAGGCCCGGACCGGAGTCGTGTTACGAGCGGAAAGCAGACAAGGCTGGATACGGAGCTTCGCACGGAGGCGTGACGGTAACGTCCCTGAAATCCCGTCTCGCACCGACTATCCAGACTGCCATGTCCGCCGCGGTCGATACCCTCCTGGGCGAAGTGGTGCTGGTGCTCAATGAGACACAGCAAGAGTTGCTGCACAAGGAAGAAGAGAATGAAAGACTCAAAGTGCGCCTTGAAGTGTCCGAGAGGGAGTTGAAGACTTTGCAGGAGTGCCTGTGTAGCGCCCAGAAGCTCATAGACCAGCTGCAGGTTTCATACACAGGCCCTCAGaccatcagtcagtcagtctttgCCCCATCGCTGTCTTCCATGGCTTCAATGACTGCAGGCTTGGACAGGGACCACCAGAACCCTCGAAATGTGAACGGAGCAGGTGTTGACTTGGGTCTCGGTGGATCTGTGGATGAATCACTTCATGGGTTTGAGCCAAGAGATGATTACAAAATGTGCCAGCTTTCAATCCAACCAGATGGCTCAGTGACTAACCACGCTCTGGACTCCTTTGCATCCAACACCTCTCATATGTGCTCCGATACCAGCAGACCAg ATGAGAGGTCGTCTCAGGGACCAGGTGGAGCATCCAGGTTTGAGATTAAAGAGGAGCAAGGACCAGCTTCAGGCTCCGGTCAGTCCGGCAGGAAGGAGCCTGGGATGCGAAATGACAATAGAGATGCAGAGGGATCGTCCCACAGCGTGGGTGACCTCGGCTACGTTCAAGTCGGAGGGGACGGAGGTTCCCAGCGTTCCTTTACTCACCCTCTACGTCACCAAAGACCCGTGCGAGAATGCACCAGTGCCTTGCAACAGGGCGGACTTGATGGACAAAAATCGTTGGTTAGGACTTCTGGAGCCGGGAGAGGGGACAGCGTTTCACCAGGCCGAGTGGAGGACTCGGCAGGACCTTCTGCCTCAGACCCAGTAGGGGAGCCCTCTGGAGATCGGCCCCACCACTGCTTGGAGTGCGGAAAGACCTTCCGCCTGATCTCCAGCCTGAAGAAGCACATTCGCATCCACACCGGAGAGAAGCCATACCCGTGCGCGGTCTGTGGCCGCCGTTTCCGTGAGTCGGGCGCCCTTAAGACCCACCTGCGCATACACACGGGTGAGAAACCGTACTCTTGTTCTGAGTGCGGAAACTGCTTCCGCCACTTGGACGGTTTGCGCAAACACCGACGCACACACACGGGGGAGAAACCATACGTGTGCGCCATCTGCGGGAAACGCCTGAGCCGCCTGCAGCACCTCAAACACCACCAGCTCATCCACACCGGAGAGAGACCGTGCTGCTGCCCCTTCTGCAACCGCAGCTTCAAGGAGCCTGCGGCACTGCGGAAGCACATCCGCACGCACCGGGAGGAAGGCGGTCACATGGGAATCGGTGCCAGTGATGACACGGACCCAGACGCCATGGATGACATTAACAACCTTCATCCAGCGGCTCCGTCCCCGCAGATGAGGTTTGGGGAGTGGGGGGCAGAGGAGGATGACAGCTCAGTTGTGGACTGTGTGTAA
- the si:ch1073-224n8.1 gene encoding uncharacterized protein si:ch1073-224n8.1 isoform X1 — MTSRRTGYTGSMDSSPANSGSVHSGNRKQSIINIPDRPGPESCYERKADKAGYGASHGGVTVTSLKSRLAPTIQTAMSAAVDTLLGEVVLVLNETQQELLHKEEENERLKVRLEVSERELKTLQECLCSAQKLIDQLQVSYTGPQTISQSVFAPSLSSMASMTAGLDRDHQNPRNVNGAGVDLGLGGSVDESLHGFEPRDDYKMCQLSIQPDGSVTNHALDSFASNTSHMCSDTSRPDERSSQGPGGASRFEIKEEQGPASGSGQSGRKEPGMRNDNRDAEGSSHSVGDLGYVQVGGDGGSQRSFTHPLRHQRPVRECTSALQQGGLDGQKSLVRTSGAGRGDSVSPGRVEDSAGPSASDPVGEPSGDRPHHCLECGKTFRLISSLKKHIRIHTGEKPYPCAVCGRRFRESGALKTHLRIHTGEKPYSCSECGNCFRHLDGLRKHRRTHTGEKPYVCAICGKRLSRLQHLKHHQLIHTGERPCCCPFCNRSFKEPAALRKHIRTHREEGGHMGIGASDDTDPDAMDDINNLHPAAPSPQMRFGEWGAEEDDSSVVDCV, encoded by the exons ATGACTTCCAGGAGGACAGGCTACACTGGCAGCATGGACTCATCTCCGGCGAACAGCGGCTCAGTCCACAGTGGAAACCGTAAACAGAGTATCATCAACATCCCCGACAGGCCCGGACCGGAGTCGTGTTACGAGCGGAAAGCAGACAAGGCTGGATACGGAGCTTCGCACGGAGGCGTGACGGTAACGTCCCTGAAATCCCGTCTCGCACCGACTATCCAGACTGCCATGTCCGCCGCGGTCGATACCCTCCTGGGCGAAGTGGTGCTGGTGCTCAATGAGACACAGCAAGAGTTGCTGCACAAGGAAGAAGAGAATGAAAGACTCAAAGTGCGCCTTGAAGTGTCCGAGAGGGAGTTGAAGACTTTGCAGGAGTGCCTGTGTAGCGCCCAGAAGCTCATAGACCAGCTGCAGGTTTCATACACAGGCCCTCAGaccatcagtcagtcagtctttgCCCCATCGCTGTCTTCCATGGCTTCAATGACTGCAGGCTTGGACAGGGACCACCAGAACCCTCGAAATGTGAACGGAGCAGGTGTTGACTTGGGTCTCGGTGGATCTGTGGATGAATCACTTCATGGGTTTGAGCCAAGAGATGATTACAAAATGTGCCAGCTTTCAATCCAACCAGATGGCTCAGTGACTAACCACGCTCTGGACTCCTTTGCATCCAACACCTCTCATATGTGCTCCGATACCAGCAGACCAg ATGAGAGGTCGTCTCAGGGACCAGGTGGAGCATCCAGGTTTGAGATTAAAGAGGAGCAAGGACCAGCTTCAGGCTCCGGTCAGTCCGGCAGGAAGGAGCCTGGGATGCGAAATGACAATAGAGATGCAGAGGGATCGTCCCACAGCGTGGGTGACCTCGGCTACGTTCAAGTCGGAGGGGACGGAGGTTCCCAGCGTTCCTTTACTCACCCTCTACGTCACCAAAGACCCGTGCGAGAATGCACCAGTGCCTTGCAACAGGGCGGACTTGATGGACAAAAATCGTTGGTTAGGACTTCTGGAGCCGGGAGAGGGGACAGCGTTTCACCAGGCCGAGTGGAGGACTCGGCAGGACCTTCTGCCTCAGACCCAGTAGGGGAGCCCTCTGGAGATCGGCCCCACCACTGCTTGGAGTGCGGAAAGACCTTCCGCCTGATCTCCAGCCTGAAGAAGCACATTCGCATCCACACCGGAGAGAAGCCATACCCGTGCGCGGTCTGTGGCCGCCGTTTCCGTGAGTCGGGCGCCCTTAAGACCCACCTGCGCATACACACGGGTGAGAAACCGTACTCTTGTTCTGAGTGCGGAAACTGCTTCCGCCACTTGGACGGTTTGCGCAAACACCGACGCACACACACGGGGGAGAAACCATACGTGTGCGCCATCTGCGGGAAACGCCTGAGCCGCCTGCAGCACCTCAAACACCACCAGCTCATCCACACCGGAGAGAGACCGTGCTGCTGCCCCTTCTGCAACCGCAGCTTCAAGGAGCCTGCGGCACTGCGGAAGCACATCCGCACGCACCGGGAGGAAGGCGGTCACATGGGAATCGGTGCCAGTGATGACACGGACCCAGACGCCATGGATGACATTAACAACCTTCATCCAGCGGCTCCGTCCCCGCAGATGAGGTTTGGGGAGTGGGGGGCAGAGGAGGATGACAGCTCAGTTGTGGACTGTGTGTAA